In Spirosoma aureum, a single genomic region encodes these proteins:
- a CDS encoding bifunctional UDP-N-acetylmuramoyl-tripeptide:D-alanyl-D-alanine ligase/alanine racemase: MTTQELQLDNLQWITDSRQVGEQASAAQLGNTVFFAIQGEHHDAHDFIGELYQKGSRHFVVERAALTPDRRVEFMAYPDAQFIETDSSLQMLQMLASEHRRQFRIPIIGITGSNGKTIVKEWLAQLLADDFVVAKSPKSYNSQLGVPLSVHQLNESHTLGIFEAGISKSHEMQALEAIIRPTIGIFTNIGTAHDEGFRTHKQKIAEKLRLFIHSGTLVYCADYTQIDEEVNMLLKAVNAHMRFITWSLTGKSAVYQATLQQDQLSISGPSGNFTLKLPFTDPASVEDLIHCIVTMLTLRVLDADSLQSRLNRLRPVSMRLELKEGINNCVLIDDSYNNDVAGLQLALSFLHQQSTRKHRAVILSDVLQSGQQEDDLYEQVASLIGANSVDQFIGIGPVVSRNRRFFADNSVFFDTTDQFLTTFPVNNLRDSDILVKGARPFSFERIVNRLQRKVHGTLLEINLDALTHNLNYYREKVGSDTKIMVMVKAFAYGSGSAEVAQLLQFHRVDYLAVAYADEGVSLRQNGIELPIMVMNPAPETFTTLLEYNLEPEIYSIRMLREWADFVTRSAQPETPVSAPSLFHLKIDTGMHRLGFLESEIPIVVDYLKNYPHLQIATVFSHLVGADEAQFNSFSQHQYETFLRATAELEAGLGYRPMRHLLNSAGIVRFSEYRLDMVRLGIGLYGVESSQIEKDAVRPVGTLHTVISQIKTVPAGESVGYSRRGVLDHDARIATLAIGYADGYDRRLGNGVGHVWVNGTRCPTVGSICMDMTMIDVTKASAAEGDDVIIFGNEIRITELAQQMGTIPYEILTGVSERVKRVFFKEGN; this comes from the coding sequence ATGACAACTCAGGAACTTCAATTAGATAATCTTCAGTGGATTACCGATTCCCGGCAGGTTGGCGAACAGGCTTCTGCGGCTCAGTTGGGTAATACCGTTTTTTTTGCCATTCAGGGTGAACACCACGATGCACACGACTTCATTGGTGAATTGTATCAGAAAGGAAGCAGGCATTTTGTTGTCGAACGAGCGGCTCTGACACCCGATCGACGGGTCGAATTCATGGCGTATCCTGATGCTCAGTTTATTGAGACCGATAGCAGCCTACAAATGTTGCAGATGCTGGCATCGGAACATCGGCGGCAATTTCGCATTCCAATTATCGGGATTACGGGCAGCAATGGAAAAACGATTGTAAAAGAGTGGCTGGCGCAGTTACTGGCCGACGACTTTGTGGTTGCCAAAAGCCCTAAAAGTTATAACTCACAATTAGGCGTTCCGTTATCGGTTCATCAGCTGAACGAAAGCCATACGCTGGGAATCTTTGAGGCCGGTATCTCGAAATCGCACGAGATGCAGGCACTGGAAGCAATCATACGACCTACGATCGGCATTTTTACCAATATTGGCACTGCTCATGACGAAGGATTTCGAACGCATAAGCAGAAAATTGCCGAGAAACTTCGACTTTTCATTCATTCCGGTACGCTGGTCTATTGCGCTGATTATACCCAGATCGATGAAGAGGTTAACATGCTTCTTAAGGCGGTTAATGCCCATATGCGGTTCATTACCTGGTCATTGACGGGTAAAAGTGCTGTTTACCAAGCCACTTTGCAGCAGGATCAGCTTTCAATCAGTGGTCCATCAGGCAACTTTACCTTGAAACTGCCTTTTACTGATCCGGCCTCAGTCGAAGATTTGATCCACTGCATCGTGACCATGCTGACGTTGCGGGTTTTGGATGCTGATTCGTTGCAAAGTCGATTAAATCGGCTACGGCCCGTTTCGATGCGGCTGGAACTGAAAGAGGGGATTAATAACTGCGTGCTGATCGACGATTCGTATAACAACGATGTAGCTGGTCTGCAACTCGCGCTCAGCTTTCTCCATCAGCAAAGTACCCGCAAGCACCGGGCCGTAATTCTGTCTGATGTGCTTCAGTCGGGTCAACAGGAAGATGATCTCTACGAACAGGTTGCCAGTTTGATCGGAGCTAACAGCGTCGATCAATTTATCGGAATTGGTCCGGTAGTTAGCCGAAATCGTCGTTTTTTTGCTGATAACAGTGTTTTCTTCGACACAACTGATCAATTCCTGACGACATTTCCGGTCAATAACTTACGGGATAGCGATATTCTGGTAAAAGGTGCCCGGCCTTTCTCTTTTGAGCGGATTGTAAACCGACTGCAACGCAAAGTGCACGGAACGCTGCTCGAAATCAACCTCGATGCGTTGACGCATAATCTGAACTACTACCGGGAAAAGGTTGGGTCCGATACGAAAATCATGGTGATGGTGAAGGCATTTGCTTATGGCAGTGGCAGTGCCGAAGTAGCTCAACTGTTGCAGTTTCACCGGGTCGATTACCTGGCGGTAGCCTATGCCGATGAAGGCGTGTCGCTTCGCCAGAATGGAATCGAATTACCGATTATGGTCATGAATCCTGCTCCCGAAACCTTCACCACACTGCTCGAATATAACCTGGAGCCGGAGATTTATAGTATTCGGATGCTTCGGGAGTGGGCCGATTTTGTCACACGGAGCGCACAGCCGGAGACTCCTGTCTCTGCACCCAGTCTTTTTCACCTTAAAATCGACACGGGTATGCACCGGCTGGGTTTTTTGGAAAGCGAAATACCAATCGTTGTCGACTATCTGAAAAACTATCCCCATTTGCAGATAGCGACCGTGTTTAGCCATCTGGTTGGGGCCGATGAAGCGCAGTTCAACTCGTTTTCGCAGCACCAATACGAAACATTTTTGCGGGCCACAGCCGAACTTGAAGCCGGACTGGGGTATCGACCAATGCGTCATCTTCTGAATTCGGCGGGCATTGTGCGATTCTCTGAATACCGACTCGATATGGTTCGGTTGGGCATTGGGTTGTATGGCGTCGAGTCAAGCCAGATCGAAAAAGATGCCGTTCGGCCAGTTGGTACGTTGCACACGGTTATCAGTCAGATCAAAACAGTACCGGCGGGTGAGTCAGTTGGATATAGTCGCCGAGGTGTATTGGATCACGATGCCCGGATTGCTACCCTCGCTATCGGGTATGCCGACGGGTACGATCGCCGACTTGGTAATGGGGTCGGGCATGTGTGGGTCAACGGAACCCGCTGTCCAACGGTTGGTAGCATCTGTATGGACATGACCATGATCGATGTGACGAAAGCATCAGCCGCTGAAGGCGATGATGTGATCATCTTCGGAAACGAAATCCGGATCACTGAACTAGCCCAGCAGATGGGAACAATTCCTTACGAAATTCTTACGGGCGTGAGCGAACGCGTGAAACGGGTATTTTTCAAGGAAGGAAACTGA
- a CDS encoding glycoside hydrolase family 28 protein → MTLFFSLLILLLNKLTAPEPLPWVKQVGAQTMPTPKTVFKTEDYGVAGDGKTLETKAIQATIDACAAKGGGVVAFKSGQYVTGSLFLKKNVTLRLDKGVELLGSQSLADYPEIDTRVAGIEMRWPAALINVIDQTNVAIVGEGTVNAQGRVFWDSYWAMRKEYEKKGLRWIVDYDCKRPRTVLVSNSSNITLKGITLQQAGFWTVHILYSSHVTADGLVIRNNIGGHGPSTDGVDIDSSTYILVQNCDIDCNDDNFCLKAGRDWDGLRVNRPTEYVVIRDCVSGAGGGLITFGSETSGSIRHVLARNLKAKGTGVGIRLKSAMTRGGTVEDIYLERMSMDGVGVPVEVTMNWNPSYSYSTLPEGYTEATLPPHWKAMLHKVEPASKGIPHFRRINISDLTVTDAKRGIMAAGLAESLLENFSLRNVSISATTAGEINYAQSWKLDNVHITVKDSSPVGIKNSSGVSL, encoded by the coding sequence ATGACGCTCTTCTTTTCGCTATTAATTTTGCTGTTGAACAAGCTGACTGCACCGGAACCATTGCCCTGGGTGAAGCAGGTTGGAGCGCAAACGATGCCTACCCCAAAGACGGTGTTTAAAACCGAAGACTATGGCGTTGCAGGCGATGGGAAAACGCTCGAAACGAAAGCAATTCAGGCCACCATCGATGCCTGTGCGGCCAAAGGGGGAGGAGTAGTCGCCTTTAAATCAGGGCAGTATGTTACGGGCTCGCTGTTCCTCAAAAAGAATGTTACGTTACGGCTTGATAAGGGTGTGGAATTACTGGGAAGCCAGTCTCTGGCCGATTATCCGGAAATTGATACCCGTGTGGCTGGTATTGAAATGCGATGGCCTGCCGCATTGATCAATGTTATCGACCAGACAAACGTAGCCATTGTCGGAGAGGGGACGGTCAATGCGCAGGGGCGTGTTTTCTGGGATAGTTACTGGGCCATGCGAAAAGAGTACGAGAAAAAAGGGTTGCGCTGGATTGTTGACTATGACTGCAAACGACCCCGCACCGTGCTCGTTTCAAACTCATCGAACATCACCCTCAAGGGCATTACGTTGCAGCAGGCGGGTTTCTGGACAGTGCATATTTTGTACTCCAGTCACGTAACGGCCGATGGTCTGGTCATTCGCAACAACATAGGTGGTCATGGACCCAGTACGGATGGCGTCGATATCGACTCATCAACCTACATTCTGGTTCAAAACTGCGATATTGACTGCAACGACGACAATTTTTGCCTCAAAGCAGGCCGCGACTGGGATGGTCTTCGCGTCAATCGGCCAACAGAATACGTGGTCATTCGCGACTGCGTATCCGGAGCCGGCGGTGGGCTCATTACGTTCGGGAGCGAAACGTCGGGTAGTATACGACATGTGCTTGCCCGGAATTTGAAGGCAAAAGGAACGGGCGTAGGCATTCGGCTGAAGTCGGCTATGACCCGTGGTGGAACGGTAGAGGATATTTATCTGGAACGTATGTCGATGGATGGGGTAGGCGTACCGGTTGAGGTAACGATGAACTGGAACCCGAGCTATAGTTATTCGACGCTGCCCGAAGGCTATACCGAAGCAACGTTACCTCCTCACTGGAAAGCGATGCTCCACAAAGTAGAGCCAGCCAGCAAAGGGATACCCCACTTTCGGAGAATTAATATTTCTGATCTGACCGTAACCGATGCGAAACGAGGCATTATGGCCGCAGGACTTGCCGAATCATTGCTGGAAAATTTCTCACTGCGAAACGTGTCGATTTCGGCGACAACGGCCGGTGAAATCAATTATGCTCAAAGCTGGAAGCTCGATAATGTGCACATCACGGTCAAAGACAGCAGCCCTGTGGGCATCAAAAACAGCTCGGGCGTTAGCCTGTAA
- the corA gene encoding magnesium/cobalt transporter CorA: MSRHRRYRSAEKTLGTSPGTLTYVGAEIEHATKIKRIEYNATEYHLNDGKKLSECRLPDPQSPYVNWLNVDGIHEQKVVSTIGQSYHLHPLLLEDVMNTEQKPKIDLYDDTVVYVTLKMLHHSRQRQEIDVEHISLILGKNYLISFQEERTNDVFEPVIDRIKASSGKTRRNGADYLLYALMDVIVDHYLLITERIGEKMDELEEEIVKERANQQTLAVLYTLKRELTFIRRTVYPLRDMIGVLLREESPLIQHSTLPYLRDLADHVNQIVESLDSYRELISGLMDVYYSIVSNRMNSVMKTLTIVSAIFIPLTFIAGIYGMNFENMPELRTKTGYFWVLFSMGALAIAEVIYFRRRGWM, encoded by the coding sequence ATGTCGAGACACCGACGCTATCGCTCGGCCGAGAAAACACTTGGCACTTCTCCCGGTACGCTCACCTATGTAGGTGCAGAAATCGAACACGCAACCAAAATCAAACGGATCGAATATAATGCAACCGAATATCACCTGAATGATGGCAAAAAACTAAGCGAATGCCGATTACCCGATCCTCAATCACCCTACGTCAACTGGCTCAACGTCGATGGTATTCACGAGCAGAAGGTCGTTTCTACTATTGGCCAGTCCTATCATCTGCACCCCTTACTGCTCGAGGATGTAATGAACACCGAGCAGAAACCAAAAATTGACCTCTATGACGATACGGTGGTGTACGTAACGCTTAAGATGCTGCATCACAGCCGCCAGCGGCAGGAGATCGATGTTGAGCACATAAGCCTTATACTGGGCAAAAACTACCTGATTTCGTTTCAGGAAGAACGAACAAACGACGTTTTTGAGCCGGTGATCGACCGCATTAAGGCTTCGTCGGGGAAGACCCGGCGCAACGGTGCCGATTATTTGCTCTATGCGCTGATGGATGTGATCGTAGACCATTACTTACTGATCACGGAACGAATTGGCGAAAAAATGGATGAACTGGAGGAGGAAATTGTGAAGGAACGTGCCAATCAGCAGACACTGGCAGTGCTGTATACCCTGAAACGCGAGCTAACCTTTATTCGCCGGACGGTTTACCCACTTCGCGATATGATCGGTGTACTGCTGCGCGAAGAATCACCTCTGATTCAGCATAGTACGCTGCCTTACTTGCGCGATCTGGCCGACCATGTCAACCAGATTGTCGAATCCCTCGATTCCTATCGCGAGCTTATTTCGGGGCTCATGGATGTATATTATTCCATTGTCAGCAACCGAATGAACTCAGTCATGAAAACGCTGACAATCGTGTCGGCCATTTTTATTCCCCTCACATTCATTGCCGGAATTTATGGCATGAACTTCGAGAATATGCCCGAACTTCGCACCAAAACCGGCTACTTTTGGGTTCTTTTTAGTATGGGAGCTTTAGCTATAGCCGAAGTAATTTATTTCAGGCGACGTGGCTGGATGTAA
- a CDS encoding RagB/SusD family nutrient uptake outer membrane protein: MKNTAFYIVALLAVLASCTGDLNQVPISSATTSTFYSQPNDFLQASNAIYSDLRGYPDRQLNLSETRSDNLYAVSDGGVRDWEGINSFQKSIAGNVYVSEAWSTNFNGIYRANVLLDQLQKNGKLITDVSLKTRLEAEAKFLRAFFYFDLVRFFGKVPIIDHPVTANEALSIPRSPVKDVYTLILSDLTFAATNLPETYAAADKGRATRYAAKAALALVYMTRSGPTYDIEGPGLGLNEWSQALTVLNEIIASGKYSFLTSFTNIFSFTNENNAEVIFDVQYANGLTPVVGGTFPWVLVPDTWFQSNGKATQGGLTIRPVSVDLLNAYATADTRKAFTIQSGYTYNGVAETRSFVKKYVDLTKVPTNNRLDWPINFIVYRYTDILMLKAECILRGATGGTQADVDAIVNQVRVRAGLPAITNVTLSQLLQERRKEFVGEGSRWHDLVRSGQIETIMTAWIAAEDTQKQMQPFQKNYIIYPVPQAELDTKPGLYTQNAGY, translated from the coding sequence ATGAAAAATACAGCATTTTATATAGTAGCGCTTCTGGCCGTGCTGGCCTCCTGTACCGGCGATTTGAATCAGGTGCCCATCTCATCGGCAACAACGTCGACGTTTTATTCACAGCCTAACGATTTTTTGCAGGCCAGTAATGCCATCTACAGCGATCTGAGAGGTTATCCGGATCGGCAACTGAATCTCTCCGAAACCCGCTCCGACAACTTATACGCTGTTTCGGATGGGGGAGTTCGCGATTGGGAAGGTATCAATAGCTTTCAGAAAAGTATTGCGGGTAATGTTTACGTCTCCGAAGCCTGGTCGACCAATTTCAATGGAATCTACCGGGCGAATGTACTGCTGGATCAATTGCAGAAAAATGGAAAGCTGATTACGGATGTTAGCCTGAAAACCCGACTGGAGGCCGAAGCTAAATTCTTACGGGCGTTTTTCTACTTCGATCTGGTACGTTTTTTCGGTAAGGTACCCATCATCGACCATCCCGTTACGGCCAACGAAGCCCTATCAATTCCACGGAGTCCCGTAAAAGATGTATACACGCTAATTCTGTCGGACCTGACTTTTGCGGCAACAAATCTGCCCGAGACCTATGCCGCTGCCGACAAAGGCCGGGCAACAAGGTATGCCGCCAAAGCGGCTCTGGCACTGGTGTATATGACCCGTTCGGGACCTACCTACGATATTGAAGGGCCTGGCCTGGGGCTGAACGAATGGTCACAGGCGTTGACGGTGCTAAATGAAATCATTGCGAGTGGGAAATATTCATTCCTTACGTCTTTCACCAACATTTTCTCGTTCACGAATGAAAATAACGCTGAGGTTATTTTTGACGTACAGTATGCCAATGGACTTACACCGGTAGTAGGGGGAACGTTTCCCTGGGTTCTGGTGCCCGATACCTGGTTTCAGTCGAATGGAAAAGCGACTCAGGGCGGACTAACGATCCGCCCGGTATCGGTCGATTTGCTGAATGCATACGCGACTGCCGATACACGGAAAGCGTTTACCATTCAATCGGGTTATACCTACAATGGCGTGGCTGAAACCCGGTCGTTTGTCAAGAAATACGTTGATCTGACCAAAGTGCCGACCAATAACCGACTCGACTGGCCGATCAACTTCATTGTCTATCGTTATACGGACATACTGATGCTAAAGGCCGAGTGTATTTTACGGGGAGCGACGGGCGGCACACAGGCCGATGTGGATGCCATTGTCAATCAGGTACGGGTTCGGGCGGGTTTGCCTGCCATCACCAATGTGACCTTGTCGCAACTGTTGCAGGAGCGTCGGAAGGAGTTTGTTGGCGAAGGGTCTCGCTGGCATGATTTGGTCAGAAGTGGCCAGATTGAAACAATCATGACCGCCTGGATTGCGGCCGAAGATACCCAGAAACAGATGCAGCCATTCCAGAAAAACTACATCATCTATCCGGTCCCACAGGCTGAGCTGGACACAAAACCAGGTTTATATACGCAGAACGCGGGCTATTAA
- a CDS encoding pseudouridine synthase: MYFLIYKPYLMLSQFSQEGGKPTLADLDYDFPKDVYPVGRLDADSEGLLLLTSDKQLNHRLLNPKFRHNRTYYVQVEGVLTNEASRQLSEGITISVDGKPYQTLPAEARSLAEPNLPERTPPIRYRATIPTSWLSIALHEGKNRQVRRMTAAVGFPTLRLVRWAIVDLTADGMMPGQVKELSRSEVLRGLHL, from the coding sequence ATGTACTTTCTCATCTATAAACCCTACCTGATGCTTTCCCAGTTTAGCCAGGAAGGGGGTAAACCCACGCTGGCTGATCTGGACTACGATTTTCCAAAAGATGTTTATCCGGTGGGAAGACTCGATGCCGATAGCGAGGGATTGCTGTTACTGACAAGCGACAAACAACTCAACCACCGATTACTGAACCCGAAATTCCGCCATAACCGAACCTATTATGTACAGGTTGAGGGTGTGCTGACCAATGAAGCCAGTCGTCAGTTGTCGGAAGGGATTACCATTTCAGTCGATGGTAAACCGTATCAGACGCTCCCTGCCGAGGCCCGGTCACTGGCTGAACCTAATCTGCCCGAACGAACACCGCCCATTCGCTACCGGGCTACTATTCCAACTTCCTGGCTTTCGATAGCACTTCACGAGGGTAAGAACCGGCAGGTACGCCGAATGACAGCTGCTGTGGGTTTTCCAACGCTTCGGCTTGTGCGCTGGGCTATCGTCGATCTGACGGCCGACGGCATGATGCCCGGTCAGGTTAAGGAACTGAGTCGCTCTGAGGTTCTGCGCGGACTGCATTTATAA
- a CDS encoding GntR family transcriptional regulator, giving the protein MLAKFPTDTYSRRQAYGFIDVYANSASPLYKLQFNPKDKTPKYKQIVQSIITDIERGVLKNKEQLPSISELSAEYYLARDTVEKAYRELREQGYITSVQGKGYYVQTNTTAKLKILLIFNKLSSYKKIIYYAFLKALGDKATVDLQIHHYSAYHFQEIIEKNLGKYNYYVVMPHFTQDLDKADYMQVLETIPSHELVLLDKDVLELSGTPLSVYQNFDKDICGALENAQDLLHKYKRMVLILPSDGNYPVEIAHGFRSFCINFNKEFSIKEHATDEHLEAGTAYVVIEETDLSELVKKVRRTNYSLGREIGVISFNETTLKELLNITVVTTDFEAMGFTAASLLLDNKHIKVKNPFYMIRRGSL; this is encoded by the coding sequence ATGCTAGCTAAGTTTCCTACTGATACGTACAGTCGGCGTCAGGCTTATGGTTTTATTGATGTTTACGCCAACTCAGCCTCTCCGCTCTATAAGCTTCAGTTTAACCCGAAAGACAAAACACCCAAGTATAAACAGATTGTCCAATCGATTATCACCGATATTGAACGGGGTGTGTTGAAAAATAAGGAGCAACTCCCATCCATCAGCGAACTAAGTGCCGAGTATTACCTGGCTCGGGATACGGTCGAGAAAGCCTATCGGGAGCTACGGGAACAGGGCTACATTACCTCTGTGCAGGGAAAAGGCTACTATGTACAAACGAACACGACTGCCAAGCTGAAAATTCTGCTCATTTTCAACAAGTTAAGTTCGTATAAAAAGATTATTTATTACGCTTTTCTCAAAGCACTCGGCGATAAAGCAACCGTTGACCTTCAGATTCACCATTATAGCGCCTACCACTTTCAGGAAATCATCGAGAAGAACCTGGGCAAATACAATTATTATGTTGTGATGCCGCATTTTACGCAGGATCTCGACAAGGCAGATTACATGCAGGTCCTCGAAACGATTCCTTCTCATGAATTAGTGCTGCTCGATAAGGATGTACTTGAGTTGTCGGGAACTCCGCTGAGTGTCTATCAGAATTTCGATAAGGACATTTGTGGAGCCTTGGAGAATGCCCAGGATCTGCTGCATAAATATAAACGCATGGTGCTTATTCTGCCAAGCGATGGTAACTATCCCGTTGAAATTGCACACGGATTTCGCTCGTTCTGCATCAATTTCAACAAAGAATTCAGCATCAAAGAACACGCTACTGACGAGCACCTTGAAGCGGGTACAGCTTACGTAGTCATTGAAGAAACAGATCTCTCGGAGCTGGTCAAAAAGGTCAGGCGAACCAATTACTCGCTGGGTCGCGAAATCGGTGTTATATCCTTCAATGAAACAACACTGAAAGAATTGCTGAATATTACAGTCGTTACAACCGATTTTGAAGCAATGGGCTTCACCGCGGCCTCCCTACTCCTTGATAACAAACACATTAAAGTTAAAAACCCATTCTACATGATCCGGCGCGGATCGCTCTGA
- a CDS encoding RNA polymerase sigma factor, giving the protein MPLFPRQLSDAEIMAGIQAGGTQRRLYENKLYEKYAYRIADATRKHRLSEDECASAYSDAILTVIENVASGRFEGRSELATYLYQIFTNKCVDAIRKKTTNRSSVHDALSLDDSLLQLPDAARSAVQNLIAQSDVERLHRHLQALGDKCRAMILSWGEGYSDDEIAQTLGYNSAAVAKTSRLRCLEKLRERFRDIL; this is encoded by the coding sequence ATGCCGCTTTTTCCCCGACAACTTTCTGATGCTGAAATCATGGCCGGTATCCAGGCAGGTGGAACGCAACGTCGGCTCTATGAAAACAAGTTGTATGAAAAATATGCTTACCGTATTGCTGATGCTACCCGAAAGCACCGGTTAAGTGAAGATGAGTGTGCCAGCGCCTATTCCGATGCCATACTGACTGTAATCGAAAACGTTGCCAGTGGTCGTTTTGAGGGTCGTTCGGAGTTAGCAACGTATCTATATCAAATATTTACGAACAAATGTGTTGACGCAATTCGAAAAAAGACGACTAATCGAAGTAGCGTCCACGATGCGCTTTCGCTCGATGACTCGCTGCTCCAACTGCCCGACGCGGCCCGGTCTGCGGTACAGAATCTTATTGCTCAGAGTGATGTAGAGCGTCTTCATCGACACTTGCAGGCGTTGGGCGATAAGTGCCGTGCCATGATTCTGTCGTGGGGGGAAGGATATTCTGACGATGAAATTGCGCAGACACTTGGCTATAATTCGGCCGCGGTGGCCAAAACCAGCCGATTGCGTTGCCTGGAAAAACTCCGTGAACGTTTTCGCGACATTTTATGA
- a CDS encoding tetratricopeptide repeat protein, which translates to MNTDLETIENYLTGQLPADERSQFESALKTDPAVADALAFYVLSKQAAKVQAREQRLAEFDELRRQQPRIGQRSMSNWITYVAAAASIVLVLSLGWYFFWPSMDSTLIASQQVDSYVSTHFMQLPTTMDGSTDSMKIGIDRFNRGQLAEAATVFQDVLTRHPDTDTALKYAGIVALRQGNYDQAIDQFHRLSERTDLFANPGLFYESLTLLKRGQPMDKSRAKKLLEEVIKKNLEGKGEAEKLIENL; encoded by the coding sequence ATGAACACTGATCTGGAAACAATTGAAAATTATTTAACGGGCCAGCTGCCTGCCGACGAGCGATCGCAGTTTGAATCGGCTCTAAAAACAGACCCGGCTGTGGCCGATGCTTTGGCCTTTTATGTCCTGTCGAAGCAAGCTGCAAAGGTACAGGCCCGAGAGCAGCGTCTTGCCGAATTCGATGAATTACGTCGTCAGCAACCCCGTATAGGTCAGCGGTCGATGAGCAATTGGATAACCTATGTAGCCGCTGCCGCTAGCATTGTATTGGTACTAAGTTTAGGCTGGTATTTTTTCTGGCCTTCAATGGATTCGACGCTTATTGCCAGCCAACAGGTCGATAGCTACGTTTCAACCCACTTTATGCAGCTGCCAACCACAATGGATGGCAGTACGGATAGCATGAAAATCGGCATTGATCGATTCAATAGAGGACAATTGGCCGAGGCAGCTACAGTTTTTCAGGACGTGCTGACACGCCATCCTGATACGGATACCGCTCTAAAATATGCCGGTATTGTTGCCCTTCGGCAAGGGAATTACGACCAAGCCATCGACCAGTTTCACCGCCTGAGCGAACGCACCGATCTCTTTGCAAACCCCGGTTTATTCTACGAAAGTCTGACATTGCTCAAGCGCGGACAACCGATGGATAAAAGCAGGGCCAAAAAATTGCTTGAGGAAGTCATTAAGAAGAACTTGGAAGGCAAAGGCGAGGCTGAGAAGTTGATTGAGAATCTTTAA